ATCCTTTGCCCGGGATGAGGCAACCGGGGAAAGCGATGTGGACATTGTTGTCGAGATGCCGCCGGATTTGCTGGGTGCTGTAGCACTCAGAGAGGAGCTTGCGGGGCGACTCCAGGTCTCGGTGGATGTTGTCCGTTACCGCAGTCACATGAATCCGCGGTTGAAGAGACGGATCGACAGGGAGGCCTGCTATGTATGATCCCACCCTGGTACTCGATGTCATTGACAATGCTGCGGAAGCGCCTCGCCGGATCGAGTGGCGGTTCCAGGGCATTTCCTGTCCCGAGGATTTTGTGCGCGGCGACGAGGGGCTGGAAAAACTGGACAGCATCGCCATGATGCTTCTTGTTGTCGGGGAAAGCGTCAGGAGGATTGACAGGATGACGGAAGGGGAGCTGCTGCAGGCGGCTCCCTGCATTCCATGGAAAAAGATAAAGGGCATACGTGATGTCTTGGCCCATGGCTACTTTGATATCGACCACGAAATCCTTTTCGAGGTGTGCGCTCACGAGATCGACAGCCTTCGGGAGGCGATGAGCGTGATGAGAGAGAGGCTGCTTCGTGAGAGAGATGGAGACATCAACTTGGAAACATGAGACAGAATCATGAGGCCTCAATGATGTTATGTTGCGACGACCTATTTCCCTGGGGCAGGACGCGGGAGGCCCGCTCCGGTTTCTTGCCTTTTGGATGCATACGGTTTCCACGCTGTGGTAGTGTCCTTCGAACCTGAAGAAACGCGATCTCCCCCGGGAGATGCCGCAGCCATCCGGGCGATGCCATGCTTGCGCCGTCCGGTTTGGCGTGATACATTCTTTGCGAATAGCGGAATCCTCCGAGCTCTTCGGGCTACAGCGCGGATGCGCCATGCCGGAGAGCCGTCAGGGTGTCGTCTGGAAACGGGCGGTGCCTCCCGTGTTTGGAAAGGGGGAGACCGGGGTGGCCGGTGGGTGGTGCGCCCTGTGTTGATGGTCTCTTTCCAGGCGCGGAGGGAGGCCATCTTTTATGGAGGTGTACCACATGCGAAGGTTTTTCGGAATCATTGCGGTATTGGTGCTCTGCGGCCTGCTGGCCGGCGGAGCATCGGCGGCGGAGCGGACACTGACGCTCTACTGCGGTGCGGGGCTCATGCACCCCATGGACGAGCTGATAGCGGCCTTCGAGGAGCGTCACGACGATGTGCGGATCCGGCCCATCTACGCCGGTTCCGGCGAGCTCTTCGGGATGATCGCTACCCGGGAGCGGGGCGATGTCTATGTGCCGGGGTCGGAGAAATACACCCGGGACGCCATCCGCGAGGGCATGGTCTTCGAGGAGGGCACCAGGGACCTCTGCTACCATGTGCCGGTGATCCTCGTGCCGGCAGGGAATCCCGGTGACATCCATTCTCTGCAGGATCTGACCGGGGAGGGCGTCGAGGTGGCGCTCTGCGACGCCAAGGCGGCGGCCATCGGCAAGGTGGCCGACAAGCTGCTGGCCAAGAACAACCTCCTGGAGGCTGTGGAGGCCAACTGTTCGGTCCGCCCCAGCACCACCAACCAGCTGCTCATCTACACCGCAACCGACCAGGTGGACGCCGTCATCGCCTGGGAAGACCAGGCGCTCTGGGGCCAGTCGGAGGGCAAGGTGGAGATCGTGCAGATCGCTCCCGAACTGAACACCATCAAGACCATCCCCGCCTCGGTGGTGGCCTTCACCGAACAGCGCGGGCCGGCCCAGGCATATGTGGATTTCATCTCCTCGCCCGAGGGCAGGCAGGTCTGGAAGAAGCACGGATTCCCCATCGAGATGCCCCAGTAGATCATGGGTAGCAGGATATTCCAGTCCACCATCATCACGATTACGGTCCTCTTTGTGGGTCTGCTGGTCTGGTCCATCGTCTCTCTGGTGGTGATGCCCGAGGGGAGCGAGGTGGTCGAAAGCGCCCTGTCGGAGGAGATGCTCTACAGCATCCGGCTCTCGCTTATCACCAGCCTGCTCTCGGTGGCCATCGTCATGGCCCTCTCGGTGAGCATCGGCTATCTGCTGGCCCGCTTCCAGTTCCCCGGCCACGACGTGCTGCGCACCATCGTGGACCTGCCCATGGCCTTCCCGGAGCTGGTGCTCGGGCTCTGCCTGCTCCTGCTGTTCGGCCACAGCATACTCGGCGACGCCCTGGAGCGTCTCGGCCTGGAGCTGATCTTCAGCAAACCGGCCATCGTCATCGCCCAGGTCTTCACGGCGGCCCCCTACGCCATCCGGGTGGCCTATTCGTCCTTCCGGAGCGTGAGCAAGCGCTACGAGATGGTGGCCCGCAGCCTGGGCTACGGACACTTCGGCGCCTTCTGGAAGGTGGTGCTCCCCATGTCCCGGGGCGGCCTCTTCGCGGCGGCGGTGATCGCCTTCGCCCGGTGCATGGGCTGCTTCGGCACGGTACTGATCCTCGCCGGGGGTACCCGGATGTTTACGGAGACCCTGCCGATCACCCTCTACCTCAACATCTCCTACGGCAACCTGGCCATGGCCATGACCTCCGGCATGATCCTCATCGGGATCTCCCTGGGGGCCATCGTCATCTTCGAGATGCTCAACAGGGAGGTGGTGCTGTGAGCGGGGCGCTGCTGGAGATCGCCGATCTGCAGGTGGAGCTGGGCTCCTTCAGCCTGCGTGGGGTCAACGTGGCCATCCCCGAGGGGGAGTACTGCTGCCTTCTGGGGGCCTCCGGGGCCGGCAAGAGTGTTCTTCTGGAGACGGTGATCGGGGCCTACAAGCCCCGGCACGGCCGGGTCTTCCTGCGCGGCCGGGAGGTCACCGCCCTGCCGCCCGAACGGCGCCGGCTGGGGATCGTCTATCAGGACTACATGCTCTTCCCCCACCTCAATGTCTTCAACAACATCGCCTTCGGCCTGCGACGGACCGGTGTGGCGGGCCGCCGGCTGGAAGAACAGGTGCGGGGGATCGCCTCGCGGGTGGGCGTGGAGCCGCTGCTGGACCGGGAGGTGCAGACCCTCTCGGGCGGCGAGCAGCAGCGCACCGCCCTGGCCCGGGCGCTGATCATGAACCCCGAGATCCTCCTGCTGGACGAGCCGCTGAGCTCGCTGGACGTGGCCACACGCGAACGGATGCGCGCCTTGCTGGGGTCGCTGACCAGGGAGTTCGGGGTCACCATCTTCCATGTGACCCACGACATCGAGGATGTCTGGGCGCTGGCCACCCAGGTGGTGATCCTCCACGACGGCAGGGTGCTCCAGACGGGCACCCCCGAGGAGGTCTTCCGGAGCCCGCGCCCGGGCTACGTGGCGGAGTTCGTGGGCGCCCGCAACCTCATCTCCGGCAGGGTGGAGGAGGTCGCCACCTCCGGCCTGGCCGCGGTGGAGGCCGGCGGAACGCGGATCTACACCAGCGAGGCGCCGGAGCACGCCGAGGGCCTGCACGTGACACTTTCCATCCGGCCCGAGGAGATCCTCATCAGCCGGACGGAGCCCGACACCTCCGCCCGCAACGGACTGCCCATGCGTATCCGGCGGATCGTCCGTCGCGGACCCATCGTCTGGGTCTACGGCGACCACCGGGGGATGGAGCTGGTGGCCATGATCACCGTCAGCGGGGCGGAGCATCTGGAGCTGGCCGAGGACGAGGAGGTCTTTTTCCTCTTCAAGGCCACCAACGTGCGGCTCGCCAAGGTCTGCGAGCGTGCGGAGGAGTGCCGCTGCGAGGGCGCCGTGTAGCAGCTGCGGCGCAGGCGGAACGGAAGACAAGGGGGAGCGCGGGGCCGACCTGCGCTCCCCCTTAATGTGCCTTTGTCGCCGCAAATGGACCTGCCAATAGATAAAAGACTGGGGACAACGATTGAGCACAACAAGTCGTGGATAACCTCTTTCAGTGAGTCCCCCGCAGTGGTAGTATGCGGACCTACGGCGCAATTCCTCTATTCCTGGGTCAGGAAAGGCGAAGGTTCCATGGATCGGGTTATCCTCTTCACGCGCTATCCCCGGACGGGGACCACCAAGAAACGTCTGGTTCCGCGGCTGGGG
This DNA window, taken from Synergistales bacterium, encodes the following:
- a CDS encoding ATP-binding cassette domain-containing protein translates to MSGALLEIADLQVELGSFSLRGVNVAIPEGEYCCLLGASGAGKSVLLETVIGAYKPRHGRVFLRGREVTALPPERRRLGIVYQDYMLFPHLNVFNNIAFGLRRTGVAGRRLEEQVRGIASRVGVEPLLDREVQTLSGGEQQRTALARALIMNPEILLLDEPLSSLDVATRERMRALLGSLTREFGVTIFHVTHDIEDVWALATQVVILHDGRVLQTGTPEEVFRSPRPGYVAEFVGARNLISGRVEEVATSGLAAVEAGGTRIYTSEAPEHAEGLHVTLSIRPEEILISRTEPDTSARNGLPMRIRRIVRRGPIVWVYGDHRGMELVAMITVSGAEHLELAEDEEVFFLFKATNVRLAKVCERAEECRCEGAV
- a CDS encoding DUF86 domain-containing protein: MYDPTLVLDVIDNAAEAPRRIEWRFQGISCPEDFVRGDEGLEKLDSIAMMLLVVGESVRRIDRMTEGELLQAAPCIPWKKIKGIRDVLAHGYFDIDHEILFEVCAHEIDSLREAMSVMRERLLRERDGDINLET
- a CDS encoding nucleotidyltransferase domain-containing protein, translating into MAVASLSKREILHQLREMKITLYTRYGVTRIGLFGSFARDEATGESDVDIVVEMPPDLLGAVALREELAGRLQVSVDVVRYRSHMNPRLKRRIDREACYV
- a CDS encoding ABC transporter permease, which codes for MGSRIFQSTIITITVLFVGLLVWSIVSLVVMPEGSEVVESALSEEMLYSIRLSLITSLLSVAIVMALSVSIGYLLARFQFPGHDVLRTIVDLPMAFPELVLGLCLLLLFGHSILGDALERLGLELIFSKPAIVIAQVFTAAPYAIRVAYSSFRSVSKRYEMVARSLGYGHFGAFWKVVLPMSRGGLFAAAVIAFARCMGCFGTVLILAGGTRMFTETLPITLYLNISYGNLAMAMTSGMILIGISLGAIVIFEMLNREVVL
- the modA gene encoding molybdate ABC transporter substrate-binding protein; protein product: MRRFFGIIAVLVLCGLLAGGASAAERTLTLYCGAGLMHPMDELIAAFEERHDDVRIRPIYAGSGELFGMIATRERGDVYVPGSEKYTRDAIREGMVFEEGTRDLCYHVPVILVPAGNPGDIHSLQDLTGEGVEVALCDAKAAAIGKVADKLLAKNNLLEAVEANCSVRPSTTNQLLIYTATDQVDAVIAWEDQALWGQSEGKVEIVQIAPELNTIKTIPASVVAFTEQRGPAQAYVDFISSPEGRQVWKKHGFPIEMPQ